The [Flavobacterium] thermophilum genome has a segment encoding these proteins:
- the ispE gene encoding 4-diphosphocytidyl-2-C-methyl-D-erythritol kinase produces the protein MRLSIKAPAKINLSLDVLYKRPDGYHEVKMVMTTIDLADRIELIPLPEEDVIRIVSQNRFVPDDCRNLAYQAAKLMKETFSIRQGVAISITKHIPVAAGLAGGSSDAAATLRGLNKLWQLGLTVRELAELGAQIGSDVAFCVYGGTAVATGRGEIITPIPSPPPCWVVLAKPPIGVSTADVYRNLQLEHVCHPDVDAMVKAIERQDYEGICRLVGNVLEEVTLKKYPEVAHIKEQMKRFGADAVLMSGSGPTVFGLIEHDSRMQRVYNGLRGFCDQVFAVRLLGERHSLD, from the coding sequence GTGAGGCTGTCGATCAAAGCGCCGGCAAAAATTAATTTATCACTTGATGTTCTTTATAAACGCCCCGATGGCTACCATGAAGTGAAAATGGTGATGACGACGATCGATTTGGCGGACCGCATTGAGCTTATTCCGCTGCCTGAGGAGGATGTGATCCGCATTGTGTCGCAAAACCGCTTTGTGCCGGATGATTGCCGCAATTTGGCGTACCAGGCGGCGAAACTGATGAAGGAGACGTTTTCGATCCGCCAAGGGGTGGCCATTTCGATTACGAAGCATATTCCGGTGGCGGCCGGCCTGGCAGGGGGAAGCAGCGACGCGGCCGCAACGTTGCGCGGGCTCAACAAGCTTTGGCAGCTCGGATTGACCGTCCGGGAATTGGCTGAGCTTGGTGCGCAAATCGGCTCGGATGTTGCGTTTTGCGTCTACGGCGGAACAGCTGTGGCGACCGGGCGCGGCGAAATCATCACCCCCATCCCGTCGCCGCCGCCATGCTGGGTGGTGTTGGCCAAGCCCCCAATTGGCGTGTCGACGGCCGATGTGTACCGAAATTTGCAGCTTGAGCATGTCTGCCATCCGGATGTCGATGCAATGGTGAAAGCGATCGAACGGCAAGATTATGAGGGCATTTGCCGGTTGGTCGGCAACGTGTTGGAGGAAGTGACCTTAAAAAAATATCCGGAAGTTGCGCATATTAAAGAGCAAATGAAACGGTTCGGAGCTGATGCGGTGCTGATGAGCGGAAGCGGGCCGACAGTGTTTGGGCTGATCGAGCATGATTCGAGAATGCAGCGGGTGTATAACGGACTGCGGGGCTTTTGCGATCAAGTGTTTGCGGTCAGGCTGTTGGGGGAGCGGCATTCGCTTGATTAA